In a genomic window of Rhinopithecus roxellana isolate Shanxi Qingling chromosome 2, ASM756505v1, whole genome shotgun sequence:
- the NEUROG2 gene encoding neurogenin-2: MFVKSETLELKEEEDVLVLLGSASPALAALTPLSSSADEEEEEEPGASGGARRQRGAEAGQGARGGVAAGAEGCRPARLLGLVHDCKRRPSRARAVSRGAKTAETVQRIKKTRRLKANNRERNRMHNLNAALDALREVLPTFPEDAKLTKIETLRFAHNYIWALTETLRLADHCGGGGGGLPGALFSEAVLLSPGGASATLSSSGDSPSPASTWSCTNSPAPSSSASSNSTSPYSCTLSPASPAGSDMDYWQPPPPDKHRYAPHLPIARDCI, translated from the coding sequence ATGTTCGTCAAATCCGAGACCTTGGAGTTGAAGGAGGAAGAGGACGTGCTGGTGCTGCTCGGCTCGGCCTCCCCCGCCTTGGCAGCCCTGACCCCGCTGTCATCCAGCGCCGacgaagaagaggaggaggagccgGGCGCGTCAGGCGGGGCGCGTCGGCAGCGCGGGGCTGAGGCCGGGCAGGGGGCGCGGGGCGGCGTGGCTGCGGGTGCGGAGGGCTGCCGGCCCGCACGGCTGCTGGGTCTGGTGCACGATTGCAAACGGCGCCCCTCTCGGGCGCGGGCCGTCTCCCGAGGCGCCAAGACCGCCGAGACAGTGCAGCGCATCAAGAAGACCCGTAGACTGAAGGCCAACAACCGCGAGCGAAATCGCATGCACAACCTCAACGCGGCACTGGACGCACTGCGCGAGGTGCTCCCCACGTTCCCCGAGGACGCCAAGCTCACCAAGATCGAGACCCTGCGCTTCGCCCACAACTACATCTGGGCGCTCACCGAGACCCTGCGCCTGGCGGATCACTGCGGGGGCGGCGGCGGAGGCCTGCCGGGGGCGCTCTTCTCCGAGGCAGTGTTGCTGAGCCCGGGAGGCGCCAGCGCCACCCTGAGCAGCAGCGGAGACAGCCCCTCGCCCGCCTCCACGTGGAGTTGCACCAACAGCCCCGCGCCGTCCTCATCCGCGTCCTCCAACTCCACCTCCCCCTACAGCTGCACTTTATCGCCCGCCAGCCCGGCCGGGTCAGACATGGACTATTGGCAGCCCCCACCTCCCGACAAGCACCGCTATGCACCTCACCTCCCCATAGCCAGGGATTGTATCTAG